One window of the Magnolia sinica isolate HGM2019 chromosome 19, MsV1, whole genome shotgun sequence genome contains the following:
- the LOC131235060 gene encoding uncharacterized protein LOC131235060 isoform X1, giving the protein MQIPHFPALIFEDIENKPTSSLGTRVLTMNWVAGSSKNSWQPVMTADTTNSHYWLNWRAGICATWILSSVIAASVLIWKYEGSNAARHGRGETQQERVGFLCDEESWRPCLKEIHPGWLLAFRIVAFFVLLPLLIANTFVDGGGIFYFYTQWTFTLVIIYFGLGTSLSIYGCYQYLNKVAGDGVEHMRPDAERGMYVGPAHGVDANRHRMMKNSATREEHCICQIAGIWGYAFQIIYQTCAGAVVLTDSVFWLIMFPFLEFKDYKLNFLLIVMHSMNAFFLFGDAALNCLRFPWFRISYFVLWTSLYVIFQWIIHACVSLWWPYPFLDLSLPYAPIWYLVVALLHLPCYAIFALLIKMKHHFLSRRFPQSFQCLR; this is encoded by the exons ATGCAAATTCCCCATTTTCCTGCTTTGATATTTGAAGATATTGAAAATAAACCGACAAGTTCATTAGGCACTAGAGTATTGACCATGAATTGGGTAGCAGGATCTTCGAAAAATTCTTGGCAGCCAGTCATGACTGCCGATACGACCAACTCACATTATTGGTTGAACTGGAGAGCGGGGATCTGTGCAACCTGGATACTGTCGTCGGTGATTGCAGCATCGGTCTTGATATGGAAATATGAAGGTTCCAATGCCGCAAGGCACGGCAGAGGCGAAACCCAACAAGAACGGGTGGGTTTCTTATGCGACGAGGAGTCTTGGAGGCCTTGCCTGAAAGAAATCCATCCTGGTTGGCTGCTTGCTTTCCGCATCGTCGCGTTTTTCGTGCTCTTGCCGTTGCTGATAGCCAACACTTTTGTTGATGGAGGTGGCATATTTTACTTCTACACTCA ATGGACATTTACGTtggttattatttattttggg CTCGGAACCTCTCTCTCCATTTATGGATGCTATCAATATCTTAATAAAGTTGCTGGCGATGGGGTTGAGCATATGAGGCCAGATGCAGAACGAGGAATGTATGTGGGACCTGCACATGGGGTAGATGCAAATAGGCACCGGATGATGAAAAACTCGGCCACCCGTGAAGAACACTGCATTTGTCAAATTGCGGGGATTTGGGGATATGCTTTTCAAATTATTTATCAG ACGTGTGCAGGTGCTGTGGTGCTCACCGATTCTGTCTTCTGGCTAATCATGTTTCCATTTCTTGAATTCAAAGATTATAAATTGAATTTT CTATTGATTGTTATGCATTCAATGaatgctttctttctctttgGTGATGCAGCATTGAATTGCTTG CGGTTCCCATGGTTCCGGATCTCCTACTTTGTCTTGTGGACATCTCTATATGTCATTTTCCAATGGATCATCCACGCTTGTGTCTCGCTTTG GTGGCCATACCCATTTCTGGACTTGTCATTGCCTTACGCTCCAATATG GTACTTAGTGGTGGCATTGTTGCATTTACCATGCTATGCCATCTTTGCCCTGCTGATAAAGATGAAACACCATTTCCTTTCAAGACGGTTTCCTCAATCATTTCAGTGTTTGAGGTAG
- the LOC131234437 gene encoding uncharacterized protein LOC131234437 — protein sequence MTADSTNSHYWLNWRAGVCAFWIVSSVIGALVLIWKYEGSNGSRQERGETQQERVGFLCNDESWKPCLKKIHPGWLLAFRIVAFFMLLPVLILYIYVDGVAIFYFYSQWTFALATLYFGLGTSLSIYGCYQLHNRVEGDGVEHMRPDAERGTYVGPEHGGDANRHHVMENSATREERCTRQIAGIWGYAFQIIYQACAGAVVLTDVVFW from the exons ATGACAGCTGATTCGACCAACTCACATTATTGGTTGAACTGGAGAGCTGGGGTCTGCGCATTCTGGATAGTGTCGTCGGTGATTGGAGCATTGGTTTTGATATGGAAATATGAAGGTTCCAATGGCTCAAGGCAGGAAAGGGGAGAGACCCAACAAGAGAGGGTGGGTTTCTTATGCAACGACGAGTCTTGGAAGCCTTGCCTGAAAAAAATCCATCCTGGTTGGCTGCTTGCTTTCCGCATCGTTGCATTTTTCATGCTGTTGCCAGTGCTCATTCTCTACATCTATGTTGATGGGGTTGCCATATTTTACTTCTATTCTCA ATGGACATTTGCGTTGGCTACTCTTTATTTTGGG CTTGGAACCTCTCTCTCCATTTATGGATGCTATCAATTACATAATAGAGTTGAGGGTGATGGGGTTGAGCATATGAGGCCAGATGCAGAACGAGGAACGTATGTGGGACCTGAACATGGGGGAGATGCAAATAGGCACCACGTGATGGAAAACTCGGCTACCCGTGAAGAGCGTTGCACTCGTCAAATTGCGGGGATTTGGGGATATGCTTTTCAAATTATTTATCAG GCATGTGCGGGTGCTGTGGTGCTCACCGATGTCGTATTTTGGTGA
- the LOC131235627 gene encoding uncharacterized protein LOC131235627, whose translation MSKMRRYVLTLNNPDSVPLNTSEIPKDVRYFCHQLESGENGTLHLQGYIELFKPQRLSWLKKWLPRGHFEVARGERHGVRAYAMKEGTRVEGPWEYGVWIDSDSGKPALRDSMKRAMNGDTLESIMIDDPESYSRHKGALKKARSIYHQKQFFDRYSELTLNSWQEYLFAKLQEEPSDRSVFWVYGSNGGEGKSTFAKHLAVRQSVILPLGVKLTIVS comes from the exons ATGTCTAAAATGAGAAGATACGTTCTCACTTTAAATAACCCAGACTCCGTTCCATTGAATACTTCTGAAATTCCCAAAGACGTAAGATATTTCTGCCATCAATTGGAGTCTGGGGAGAATGGAACCTTGCATTTGCAAGGTTACATTGAGTTATTCAAGCCTCAGCGTCTTAGTTGGTTGAAGAAGTGGCTACCTCGTGGTCATTTCGAGGTAGCTAGAGGAGAACGCCATGGCGTTCGTGCATATGCTATGAAGGAAGGAACAAGGGTCGAAGGCCCTTGGGAATATGGAGTATGGATCGATTCAGATTCAGGTAAGCCTGCTCTTCGTGATTCAATGAAGAGAGCCATGAATGGCGATACTCTTGAATCAATTATGATTGATGATCCTGAAAGTTATAGTCGTCATAAAGGAGCTCTCAAGAAGGCTCGTTCGATATATCATCAAAAACAGTTTTTCGATCGATATTCAGAGTTAACTCTGAATTCATGGCAAGAATACTTGTTCGCGAAGCTACAAGAGGAGCCTTCTGATCGTTCTGTCTTTTGGGTTTACGGAAGCAATGGCGGTGAAGGGAAAAGTACTTTTGCAAAGCATCTA GCCGTCAGGCAAAGTGTCATCCTTCCGCTTGGGGTTAAGCTAACCATTGTATCTTGA
- the LOC131235060 gene encoding uncharacterized protein LOC131235060 isoform X2, with product MQIPHFPALIFEDIENKPTSSLGTRVLTMNWVAGSSKNSWQPVMTADTTNSHYWLNWRAGICATWILSSVIAASVLIWKYEGSNAARHGRGETQQERVGFLCDEESWRPCLKEIHPGWLLAFRIVAFFVLLPLLIANTFVDGGGIFYFYTQWTFTLVIIYFGLGTSLSIYGCYQYLNKVAGDGVEHMRPDAERGMYVGPAHGVDANRHRMMKNSATREEHCICQIAGIWGYAFQIIYQLLIVMHSMNAFFLFGDAALNCLRFPWFRISYFVLWTSLYVIFQWIIHACVSLWWPYPFLDLSLPYAPIWYLVVALLHLPCYAIFALLIKMKHHFLSRRFPQSFQCLR from the exons ATGCAAATTCCCCATTTTCCTGCTTTGATATTTGAAGATATTGAAAATAAACCGACAAGTTCATTAGGCACTAGAGTATTGACCATGAATTGGGTAGCAGGATCTTCGAAAAATTCTTGGCAGCCAGTCATGACTGCCGATACGACCAACTCACATTATTGGTTGAACTGGAGAGCGGGGATCTGTGCAACCTGGATACTGTCGTCGGTGATTGCAGCATCGGTCTTGATATGGAAATATGAAGGTTCCAATGCCGCAAGGCACGGCAGAGGCGAAACCCAACAAGAACGGGTGGGTTTCTTATGCGACGAGGAGTCTTGGAGGCCTTGCCTGAAAGAAATCCATCCTGGTTGGCTGCTTGCTTTCCGCATCGTCGCGTTTTTCGTGCTCTTGCCGTTGCTGATAGCCAACACTTTTGTTGATGGAGGTGGCATATTTTACTTCTACACTCA ATGGACATTTACGTtggttattatttattttggg CTCGGAACCTCTCTCTCCATTTATGGATGCTATCAATATCTTAATAAAGTTGCTGGCGATGGGGTTGAGCATATGAGGCCAGATGCAGAACGAGGAATGTATGTGGGACCTGCACATGGGGTAGATGCAAATAGGCACCGGATGATGAAAAACTCGGCCACCCGTGAAGAACACTGCATTTGTCAAATTGCGGGGATTTGGGGATATGCTTTTCAAATTATTTATCAG CTATTGATTGTTATGCATTCAATGaatgctttctttctctttgGTGATGCAGCATTGAATTGCTTG CGGTTCCCATGGTTCCGGATCTCCTACTTTGTCTTGTGGACATCTCTATATGTCATTTTCCAATGGATCATCCACGCTTGTGTCTCGCTTTG GTGGCCATACCCATTTCTGGACTTGTCATTGCCTTACGCTCCAATATG GTACTTAGTGGTGGCATTGTTGCATTTACCATGCTATGCCATCTTTGCCCTGCTGATAAAGATGAAACACCATTTCCTTTCAAGACGGTTTCCTCAATCATTTCAGTGTTTGAGGTAG
- the LOC131235060 gene encoding uncharacterized protein LOC131235060 isoform X3 → MTADTTNSHYWLNWRAGICATWILSSVIAASVLIWKYEGSNAARHGRGETQQERVGFLCDEESWRPCLKEIHPGWLLAFRIVAFFVLLPLLIANTFVDGGGIFYFYTQWTFTLVIIYFGLGTSLSIYGCYQYLNKVAGDGVEHMRPDAERGMYVGPAHGVDANRHRMMKNSATREEHCICQIAGIWGYAFQIIYQTCAGAVVLTDSVFWLIMFPFLEFKDYKLNFLLIVMHSMNAFFLFGDAALNCLRFPWFRISYFVLWTSLYVIFQWIIHACVSLWWPYPFLDLSLPYAPIWYLVVALLHLPCYAIFALLIKMKHHFLSRRFPQSFQCLR, encoded by the exons ATGACTGCCGATACGACCAACTCACATTATTGGTTGAACTGGAGAGCGGGGATCTGTGCAACCTGGATACTGTCGTCGGTGATTGCAGCATCGGTCTTGATATGGAAATATGAAGGTTCCAATGCCGCAAGGCACGGCAGAGGCGAAACCCAACAAGAACGGGTGGGTTTCTTATGCGACGAGGAGTCTTGGAGGCCTTGCCTGAAAGAAATCCATCCTGGTTGGCTGCTTGCTTTCCGCATCGTCGCGTTTTTCGTGCTCTTGCCGTTGCTGATAGCCAACACTTTTGTTGATGGAGGTGGCATATTTTACTTCTACACTCA ATGGACATTTACGTtggttattatttattttggg CTCGGAACCTCTCTCTCCATTTATGGATGCTATCAATATCTTAATAAAGTTGCTGGCGATGGGGTTGAGCATATGAGGCCAGATGCAGAACGAGGAATGTATGTGGGACCTGCACATGGGGTAGATGCAAATAGGCACCGGATGATGAAAAACTCGGCCACCCGTGAAGAACACTGCATTTGTCAAATTGCGGGGATTTGGGGATATGCTTTTCAAATTATTTATCAG ACGTGTGCAGGTGCTGTGGTGCTCACCGATTCTGTCTTCTGGCTAATCATGTTTCCATTTCTTGAATTCAAAGATTATAAATTGAATTTT CTATTGATTGTTATGCATTCAATGaatgctttctttctctttgGTGATGCAGCATTGAATTGCTTG CGGTTCCCATGGTTCCGGATCTCCTACTTTGTCTTGTGGACATCTCTATATGTCATTTTCCAATGGATCATCCACGCTTGTGTCTCGCTTTG GTGGCCATACCCATTTCTGGACTTGTCATTGCCTTACGCTCCAATATG GTACTTAGTGGTGGCATTGTTGCATTTACCATGCTATGCCATCTTTGCCCTGCTGATAAAGATGAAACACCATTTCCTTTCAAGACGGTTTCCTCAATCATTTCAGTGTTTGAGGTAG